The following nucleotide sequence is from Endozoicomonas sp. GU-1.
CACCAGTTTTGTAAAGCGAGCTGTATCCTTCGACGGAATAGTCTGAATCGGCCTCGGTACCCGGTTCATCCAGATACCGTAGTTACCTGGCTTTTGAGTCACGGAGCATCGCTGACGACGGATCGATTGGGCAATACGCCATTACACACTGTCTGCTCCGCTGGTGCCACCCGGGAGCTTATGGCCATATTGCTGAAAAAAGTCAGGGAAAATCCGGCAACCCTTGATGCATTGAACAACGACAACAACACAGCCCTGTCTAATGCGCTGAGTTCATATTCATGGAATGGTATAGCCGTTCTTTTGTTGCGGGCAGGAGCCAGTGTCGGTGATGTCGGCAATCGTTCCCAATACATTCCGATTACTACAATGATCGAAAATCGCAGACTTGATAGCGAAAAACTGGGGTTGCTTGCTCACCATGGGTTAGATATCAGTCAATGCACCAGTGAAGCATCGCTTTTTGTCAGTAAAATGATTCCCTATGACTTCTATCGAGATATCGAAGTGCTTCTCTTCTGGATAAAATCAGGGTTGGCCCTGAGCGGTATTGATGGTGATGGCCAAACATTGCTTGCCGTTTGTTTCAGTACCTTCGGAGAAGATGAAGATGGCGAGTTTAATCGAAAGCTGGAATTATGCAGTTACGTCCTGAAAACTGCCTATAAATATCATTTTCCCGAAAATATTGACGCTCTGAAGGGGGCTATTTCGGACGCCTTAATGGAAACCAGGGCAGAGGATATCGGTAAACTGCTAAAAGGCTATCAGGATGTGTTCTATCTAATTGATGACACGGTCAACATGATTGCCAGGGATTTGAGTGATCAGAATAGAGTGAAGCTAGGCGACTTGCTGGCACAAGCCAGGGCTGAGCACCCTGCAGGGATGAGTCTTCGGCCTTTCATCTACCTGCCCTATGGGCCTGTTATGCAATCGTGCACTGATGCTTTCATGAAACGTATGGAAGCTATGCTCTTCGCACCAACCAGCGATTTTATCAGGGTAGGGTTGGAGCCTGACAGACGTCGTTTTGCAAGAACTGAGAGTGACGAGGGGATAGACTCTGATATTGAAGATAGTGATGAGGATGAAGATGAAGATTCTCAAGATAATCCCTCAATTAACTATTCAGATATTCGATTGTACGACTGGCTTTTAGAACATCGGCTTGGATCATTGCGGCAACTGCTGCTGTCACACAAAGCACTTCATAAAACGATCTGCAAACATCAACAGGAGCTGGCTTGCGAGTTATCGGTTGAAAATGAACAGCTGCTTAAGAGATTACTTGGTGAAACGGGTTCAGTGGATGAGCCCGGATGATAAATACGCATTATGAACCTCTGACGGTGTTCCTGATTGCATAAT
It contains:
- a CDS encoding ankyrin repeat domain-containing protein — its product is MNTVSPEDLTAFKSLLPFPVVVCHHLSMQSGNAGEFNGQSVVCQNPTTQLIRSPQCQCDMLFSDNADIQELDTLLQNRVIDIYAKQVRNICQTSVYGSHDTVYWYSPLSVHDPNILKKLQWYLSQDGVDINQPINFAGETLVHQFCKASCILRRNSLNRPRYPVHPDTVVTWLLSHGASLTTDRLGNTPLHTVCSAGATRELMAILLKKVRENPATLDALNNDNNTALSNALSSYSWNGIAVLLLRAGASVGDVGNRSQYIPITTMIENRRLDSEKLGLLAHHGLDISQCTSEASLFVSKMIPYDFYRDIEVLLFWIKSGLALSGIDGDGQTLLAVCFSTFGEDEDGEFNRKLELCSYVLKTAYKYHFPENIDALKGAISDALMETRAEDIGKLLKGYQDVFYLIDDTVNMIARDLSDQNRVKLGDLLAQARAEHPAGMSLRPFIYLPYGPVMQSCTDAFMKRMEAMLFAPTSDFIRVGLEPDRRRFARTESDEGIDSDIEDSDEDEDEDSQDNPSINYSDIRLYDWLLEHRLGSLRQLLLSHKALHKTICKHQQELACELSVENEQLLKRLLGETGSVDEPG